One genomic region from Diabrotica undecimpunctata isolate CICGRU chromosome 9, icDiaUnde3, whole genome shotgun sequence encodes:
- the LOC140450821 gene encoding uncharacterized protein, which produces MDSLLDTGRTLYADNFYSSVPLVQDLLERTLYCGTLRTNRKGLPKTIVTRKMKSYEVIGMCNKQGIKVIKWQHKRSVLMITSKGNHNTALYNTGRKNRKQVDILKLLCVIDYNKAKKGVDYSDQMPAYYTALRKTLKWYKKVAFELIFGAALVNSWIIYNTINSNTKWPLIKFREEVAFQLANKSTDQTLVQSSKRKHILTKPEGSGTKKRRNCMECYKKLRETMKSKEADKRVTKVTTYCSTCKEKPALCLPCFNFKHNAYI; this is translated from the coding sequence ATGGATAGCTTACTAGACACAGGAAGAACACTGTACGCTGATAACTTTTACTCCAGTGTACCATTAGTTCAAGATCTGCTAGAAAGAACTTTGTATTGTGGAACTTTAAGAACTAACCGAAAAGGTCTCCCTAAGACAAttgttacaagaaaaatgaaatcttATGAAGTGATAGGTATGTGCAATAAACAAGGGATAAAAGTTATTAAGTGGCAACATAAGCGGTCTGTTTTAATGATAACCAGTAAGGGGAACCATAACACTGCTCTTTACAATACTGGtcgaaaaaatagaaaacaagtaGACATTTTAAAACTCCTTTGTGTTATTGACTACAATAAGGCCAAAAAAGGGGTTGATTATAGTGATCAAATGCCAGCTTACTACACTGCTCTTAGAAAGACGTTAAAGTGGTATAAAAAAGTTGCTTTTGAGTTAATTTTTGGGGCAGCTTTAGTGAACTCTTGGATCATTTATAATACGATAAACTCAAACACAAAGTGGCCTCTAATAAAATTTCGCGAAGAAGTAGCATTTCAGCTAGCCAATAAGTCTACGGACCAAACATTGGTTCAGTCTTCGAAAAGAAAACATATACTGACCAAACCCGAAGGATCTGGTACCAAAAAAAGGAGAAATTGTATGGAATGTTACAAGAAGCTGagggaaacaatgaaaagtaaagAAGCTGATAAAAGGGTCACTAAAGTTACTACATACTGCAGCACATGCAAGGAAAAACCTGCTTTATGTTTaccttgttttaattttaaacacaatGCATACATTTAA